caacTCGTTCTCCTCAACGACACGCTTAATAGCCTGGACATTCAGCCAGATGTTGTTGGTGTTGAAGTACTTGAACTTCTTGATAGACTTGAACTCGTTGACGTGCTCCTTGGGCACCTGGGCGATCTCAAGCAGGCGGACCTTACCATCGGAATCAATAATGGTACCACCCTTGACGTCAGCCTTGGTCTTGTCAGTCAACTCCATGATGTACTCAGCCCCAGAGTCAGCCATGTGCTGCAGGATGCGGAGGTCCACCACGGCACCGAGGTTGTCGGCGTTGGACAGGAAGATGTACTCGATACCACGCTCAATCAGCTTGTCCAGAGTGCCGGAGTTGTACAAGGACTCGAAGACGTCACCGTGTCCGGGAGGGTACCAGTCCTGGAGGGGGGAATCGAAGCTCTTGGGGGCGGGCAAGAGAGAGTCCTTAATGATGCGGGGGTAGCGCGACTGGTTGAAGGTGATGATATCGACGTTGTGGCCCTCGTACTTCTTGATGATGGACTGGGTGTCCTGATCGGTGTTGAAGGAGTTCATGAGGACGAAGGGCACGTTGACGTTGAAGCTACGGTTCAAGTGCTCGATCTGGCGCACAGAGAGATCGAGGAAGGACATGCCCTCACGGACCTCAATGACAGACTTGGGACCAACGCAACCCATGGATGTACCGAGACCACCGTTCAGCTTGACCACTGCGAGCTTGTTCAGGAACTCGACGGAGGCATCAGCACCGAGGTCATCGTAACCAATAACCTGGGAAGGCTGGGGAGGGGCGATCTTGTCCCAGTTGACAGCGTTGCCCTTGGCCTTGTCGTTCAGGAAACGGCGGAACAGGGCGAAAAAGTTGTCCATCTCAGCCTCGAAACGCTTCTTCTCGTTGGGGTCGGCAACGGTGTCGCCGAGGGCGTTCAGGGCATTACGCATTTGTGAAGCGGCGACGCTAGTGGAGGCATTCTCGAATGCCTGGTTGGAGGTTTCACGGGTCAGCTCAGGACCAAATGGGGGGAACAAAGTAGCCATTGTAACGAGAGGAAGAGACACAATTGAAAGGGAAGGGGGGGAATGGGGGGTTTCCGACagtacaagaagattgggtgAGAGGACAAATAGAGCAACGATGATAACAGTAGCGATGGCAACAAgaggagaagaggaggaagttgTCTCCTGAGACGCATCCAGGAAAGCAGCAACGAAACAACCCAAAACAGGCAGGAACGGCCAAAAGGGCCCGAACGAAGCTTCCACGATTTGAGGATTTAGGCATTCACTGCCTCCAGTGAACTTACCATGTGTGACTGAGACTTGCCATGGTGCTTTCCACCGAAGGCCTCGCTCTCGGGAGCCCGAAGGTGGGTGGGAAGAGCCTTGGAGCCCATTATGAGTTGTAATAGGGATGTGGATATGAGATGGGGAACTAGCTACAAAGAAAGTGAACAGGTCAGTGACAGATTCCGGGTGAAAGAGGCAACGTGGCTCCATTTAAGCAGCTCAAGAGCTCTCCAGAATAACCCAAGGGACAAAAAAGAGGGGTTCATTATTGCCACTTGGTTCCATTGGATGTCAAGCTGCCGTCATAGGTAGGGGAACTCACAGATCAATTCCTAAGGGCACAGAGGTAAAGAGGGGAAGAAGGAGAGCAAGGTCCAGTTataaaagaaagggaaagggaaaaaaggGAGGAGTGGGGGAGAAAGACCCCGTGATTTTTCATGTTATTTGTTGTACCTATTTAGGCATATCGACATTTAGGATTTCGTTTCTAGTACGATGGAGTGTgtaagaaaataatcaaaTCTCCCAATCCGCATTCTCTGTTCATCTGCCGTTGCCATTGCTATGTCCATTCTCTTATCTCGGTCCTTGCATCCCGATGTCGTCAGTCATCTTTGACATGCCGGGCTGGAGCTTCGGGTACCAACACCGCAGGACAGAGGACGATGAAACCTGGATAGAGTAAGTGGTGGTTCTACAGTATTCTCATTCGAACCATTCAGCATGAGCTATGCTCTTAGAcccctatgttgtatgcccGGAGTACACAATTCCACTGCTAATCCAGACCCCTTTTCCCTCTCCACCTTAACAGAGCTAGTCCCTATAAATTGGATTAGACCCCACCAAAAATACAAGCTCTTACCCTCCCCTTTTGCCTTGTTTCAGTTTCAGGTTTCAATGGTTTGGAATAAACTCAACTGATTCGTTCCGACTTGTGTTGTATGTCAATGTGAGATTGCAAGACGTTTAGAAtaggtacaacatacatagAATGTTCACCTGACCTCTTTTAGATCAAATAGACAACAGAACTCGCCAAGGCTGTTTGTACGGGGTACTGATTCAAATATACAATGGACCTAGCTTGATACATTGGAAAGCACAAAAATGCAGGGAGAAATTGGCTCTTCCACCTATATCCCCTATTGTCACCACGGAGTACAACGAACACATAGGCTATTACACAGAGTGTCTCTTCTAATTCTTCACTAACTGTATCCTAAAAGAAAAGACCGGTCAAAGTGGTAACTGTGGGACACGCAAACTATCGACCCCACCACGCCTCTTCCCTAAATAAATGAGGCTAatgcactccgtactctttacggagtacggatATCATAGAAGAGATCTAAAAATAATTCGGCAACTGAAtacagagtacggagtactccgtactccgtacacatcTCTTGGATCTCCTATCCCGACCTCATCATCTACACTGACATATATCTCCACACTCAGTAGCACAGATGTGATACAATCGAGGTCCCTGCTGGGCTCTTTAAGAAGCCCAAGCATCAAAGCGCAGACCTCTCCGGGCTGTGTAGACCAAGTTTCGGGAGAACAGGATTCGGGTGAAAGAGGAGGGCCCGAGACCAATTTTATTTTTTAATATAAAGCCATGAGAATGTGATGAGAATGCCATttaatcgtgccaagcccACCACCTACCCGGTGTTGGTGGGCCCCAGCGGATAATCACTGCTCACCGGATCACAATTTGCAAAACGAAGTATCTTTGTTATGGCAACTCAATGCTAAGGAGACTTCCACGCAACATCATTG
Above is a genomic segment from Penicillium digitatum chromosome 3, complete sequence containing:
- a CDS encoding UTP-glucose-1-phosphate uridylyltransferase Ugp1, putative: MGSKALPTHLRAPESEAFGGKHHGKSQSHMAFENASTSVAASQMRNALNALGDTVADPNEKKRFEAEMDNFFALFRRFLNDKAKGNAVNWDKIAPPQPSQVIGYDDLGADASVEFLNKLAVVKLNGGLGTSMGCVGPKSVIEVREGMSFLDLSVRQIEHLNRSFNVNVPFVLMNSFNTDQDTQSIIKKYEGHNVDIITFNQSRYPRIIKDSLLPAPKSFDSPLQDWYPPGHGDVFESLYNSGTLDKLIERGIEYIFLSNADNLGAVVDLRILQHMADSGAEYIMELTDKTKADVKGGTIIDSDGKVRLLEIAQVPKEHVNEFKSIKKFKYFNTNNIWLNVQAIKRVVEENELEMEIIPNEKSIPADKKGEADQAIYQLETAVGAAIRHFKNAHGVNVPRRRFLPVKTCSDLMVVKSDLYRLEHGQLVMDPNRFGGVPVIKLGSDFKKVSDFQKRITSIPRIVELDHLTITGPVNLGRNVTLKGTVIIVASEGSTIDIPPGSVLENCVVQGSLRILEH